The DNA window CATCGAGTGCTTGTTCCAGGTAGGCCTTTTCGCGTGTGTAGGCGGAGCCGGGCCATCCGTTCGTAGGCCAGTCCTCGTCGACGCCGGGAAACGACTTCGGTCCTGGCGAGTATGCGCCGACCGACGACGCTGTGACGAGTTTGCGCACTCCGGCTCGGTGCACGGCCTGGAGGACTGCCAACGCTCCGATCACGTTGGTGTTCCACGTCGAGACTGGATCGCGGGTTGGTTGAAACCGCCACGCCAGATGGATCACTACATCGGCGGTGGAGAAGATCGGAACGAGATCGTCATCGGCGATGTCAGCGGCCACGAATGTCGTTTTCGGCGCGCGCCAGGACGGCGTACGACGAGATACTCCGACTATCGACTCCACACGTTCGTCACGCGAAAGTGCTTGTAAGACACTGGTACCGAGGTTTCCGGTTGCACCGGTAACAGCAACGGTCAATCCAGGCATGAGGCCCTCCTCGTCGTGTCAGCTCACCGCGTGTGCAAGCGACGCGCTCCAGTCCGTCGTCGTGGACCTGGCAGCGTGTATCGCAACATCGATTGCGTTTCCGCTCGATGCCATGACATTCCGCTGGCGTCTCGCGCCGTTACCGAGATGATCGAGCCGTTCCAACGCGGTCTCGACGTACCGCGCATCGCCTGCATACACCAGAGCAGGTCGCACATACTCGACGAGCTGACGTAACAAGGTGGACGCAGGTACGCACGTGCCGAGTTGGACGTCGACACCCACTCCGTCGAGACCGTGCACGCGCGCGCAGTGGTACGCCGATGCAAGAATGTGGTCTGCGGGGCGAGGTGGCGGAGCGCCGCGCTCGTGCGCCCACTGTGAGGTCAAAACGAGTCCACGTGCGAGTGCCGCAAGCAGGGCGGTCTCGTCAGCGACGGCGGGCACATCGCCGACTCGGAACTCGATGGTGGGTTGGTGATTACTAGGGCGCAGGTCCCAGTACAAGCCGGCCTCGTCCAAAATCATGCCGGTCTCGACCATCGAGGCGGTGATGTCGTCGTAGTGATCGACAGAGTGCAGATACGGGGGCGGCCCTGCCGTCGGCCACCTGCCCCACACTGTGGACCGCCAGCTGGCATGGCCGGTATCGACGCCGTCGCTCACCGCACTGTTGGAGGTCAGCGCCAACAGTGTGGGAAGCCACGGCCTGACGAAGTTCGATATCCGGACAGCGGTGTTCTTGTCGGGTACTTCGACGTGAACGTGGCATCCACAAGTAGCGTCACTGTTGGCTAGCGAACCGTATGCGCGGAGCATCTGGGCGTATCGGGGGCTGTCTGCGATCGGCAGAGGGCCCGGTTCACCACGAGCGATCGGTGACATTCCTGCGGCGAGCAGGTGGGCGTCGTGCGACAGGGCGACGGCGGCCAGCGTCGTGCGAGTATTCACGACGTGTTCACGCAGGTCTCGGATCCTCTGCACACGAGGAGAATTGGTCTCCACCTGTAGAGTGGTCAGCTCGGTTACCACGTCGAGGCCGATGTTCTTGGCGTGTGCGATGACGGATTCGTTGGCCGGTATTGGCCTCAACGTCGTGGCGTCGAGCAGAAAGAACTCTTCTTCGACTCCGACCGTTGGTAGAACGCGTGGTGTCATGCTCTTCTTTCGTGTGGCGGCAACCAGTGTTGTCATATCGGCCATGGTGTCTCCCTTACAGCCCGCGACGCCGCAGTTCGTTGGTCAGTCTCGTAACGGCTTTCTCGATAGCCATGATGGTGTCCGGCGAGGCGCCCTCTCTCAATGAGCTGCGCCGCAGCTCTCGAGCTTCGCACAATGCAATGTCGATCTCCGAGATCGAGAGCTCCCTGATGTTGCCCATCTGTCCCCCTCATGCGGTGACGGCGGCGTCGTTGGATGCTGTGTCAATGGGGTGTTCTCGTGGCCTCATGGCAGCGTGGATGGCGGAGGCAACAGAGTCGTGACATTCGACGCCGCACCGGCCCCACGAACTTTCCAAATGCTCACGCAAGCCGTCGGTACATGCAATTATCGCCCGGCACCGATGTGAGGCGAGACGCGTGGCGGCAGCGGTGAGTACGGATGTTCCAGTGGCGTCAACGTATTCGACGTCCAGAAGGTCGACTACGAGAGACCGGCCGCACACGATAGCTTCAGTCACGCATTCCGCGAACACCGCCACGGTCGACTTGTCGATATCACCGGCAACTCGAATGACAACCGGCCCGCCGATGGGTTCGTCGACCGACATGGCAAATGTGCCGTCTTCGAGGTGGTTGGGTCCGCAGAACGACGAGCGGATCGACTCGGGCCCACTGTGGACCGATAGTAGAAAAACCATGCCATTCACCTCCGTTGTCAGTCGACTGGAGGTGCTGAATGCCGCGAGCACCCATTGGGTGCGAAAGTGGCGTAAGCCGAACTCGCAGTCGCTGGTTCTTGACCACGGGCTGCTCTTCAACCGCGTGCGGTCAGTGTAGCCCTGTTTTCGCGGTTCAAACACTCTCCGCTGCAATCCGTTTGACATTTTGAACCTCGAACGATCGAGCAGACCGGTAATACTCTGCGAATTCCGTTACCCGGTGTGAACCTCTGCCGAATAACCGGACGCGGTCCTTTTTTACCGGTTGACAGTTTGCTCGAAGTCAGTTTTGTCCGATAAGTGCTTCGGGCGGGTTCTTCTCTTCAGGACGCATTCGGAACGGGATGATTGCCCACAACATGACGAATGCGGTCAGTGCCACCACGCCGCCGACAAGTGCGGCGTAGCCGCTCATCACGACCTCGGAGATCAGTACGACGACACCCGTCAGCGCAAGGCCCAAGAATGTCAATCCTGCGCCTGTGGAACGGTGCGCTGCGGCGACCAGTTGGGCCAAGGCCTTGCGTCGAAACAGCAACCGATGCATTGCAACCGGGGCCACGAGGAGAACGGTCGCAGCGACGGCTGCGGCGAGGGTCGACACGTACGTCGCGCGAGCGTATACGGGAAGTCGATCGAACGTGTCTTGGAAGGGAAGGATCAAAAGAAATCCGGTGAGTAGCTGTACGCCTGTCTGAACGACTCGTAATTCTTGGAGTAGACAGATCCAATTGCGGTCGAGTGTTTGGGTCGGGCTTTCGCCCCGGTGCTCACGGTTGAAGTCGCAGTGAGCGCCGGCGCCTGCGGTCACCTCGCGTTGGGCGTCGTAAGTTCGGAACATGATTACTCCTGCGCATAGGGAAGCAGACGGGGTTTCGTGCTGGGCAGAAAATCGGTTTCCCGCGAAGTCGGCGTATAAACACCGACTTTGGCGTGGTGATGCCCGTCGGGTCTTATGGCGTACGGGTTTCGCCGCAACGCCGGAGGCTCTATGGTGGGGAGTATCGCACCAGCCGGGGCGCGGGGACAGAAGTGAGTCTTCAGGCGCACGGCAGGCCCAACAGCGGGCACAGTGCGACAAGCACGTCGACTCCAGGACCGGGTCGGCATTCCCTCTACACCTGCGCAGGGCTTGGTGGCTCGCGTCGGTGGGTGTGTGCCCGATCCGGGCCGTGCGTTCAGCAAGGAGGACGACATGCATGTAGCCCTTGTGTCCGAGTGCGTCCGTACACACGACGAAACGACGGACGCCGAAGGCCCCCACATTGCCAGTCTCGCGAACTCCCTCGTGCGGCGAGGGGCCAAGGTCGACGTCTATACGCGCAGACAGAACCCAGTCGACGACAGTGAGTTGATCGGCGGTGACGGCTACCGAATTATCAAAGTCGATGCAGGTCCGGCGAAGCCGTTGCCGGATGAGCGAATACTGCCCTGCATCGGAACGTTCGGCTCTGTTCTGCGCGATCATTGGGCGCTGGACCGGCCCGACGTGATCCACGCGCATTCATGGGTGCCGGCGCTGGCCAGCGTTCTGGCAGCTCGCGAAGTGGACTCGCCCGCAGTCGTGTCTCTGCACGAACTTGCCCAGGGCGGGACGTCGGGTGTTCCTCGCGCGTCTTTGGAGCGCAAAATTGCGCGGTCAGCAGATCGATTGGTTGCCTCGTCGTCCGAGGAATGCGAACACCTGACCCGATTGGGTGTTGCACGCTCGAAGATCTCGATCGTGCCGACTGGTTTCGACCCGTCCATGTTCGCCCCATCTGGCGCGGCCGAGGCGAAGAAATCGCAGCGGCGGCGGATTGTCGTCGACAGTTCGGAGCCGGGTGTCCAGATGATGATCGAGATTCTCGAAAAGATGTCCGACGTCGAGCTTGTGGTCCTCGGTACTGCCCCCGATATGCGCCGTCTCCGCAAAGTTGCCGCTTCGCGGAAGGTGACGAGGAGAGTCGTGTTCACCGGCCCGATTCTGCGTAGCGATCGGCCTGCGCTGCTCCGCTCGGCGGATCTGTTCGTGTGCACGTCCTCCTCCGAGCCGTCCGGCATCGCAACCATGGAAGCAATGGCCTGTGGTGTACCGGTTGTGGCCTACGGAGTCGGTTGGATGCATGATTTAGTCGTCGACGAGGTCACCGGGAGACTGATCGACCCGCCCAACCGACGAGAGTTCGTGCGGGCGATCGAATTGCTCGTCGCCGACGAACTTCAACTATTCGCCCTCGGAGTCTCGGCGGCGGATCGTGTGCAGTCGAGATACTCATGGGATCGAATTGCGGACGATATGACTCGGTCGTACGACGCGACGGTGCGTGGACATCACGACCGATCGCATCCCACGGCCCCGATGCCGGAGGCACGCCGGTATGCGGTCTAGCTCGCGATCGTCCGAAACGCGAGTACGGCGACCCAATCGCCGTCGTAGACGCGCAGCCGCCGTGATCGGTTACTCGTCCGACCGGCAGTTGCTCCGTCGCTTGATGTCCTGAGATGAGCAGTCACTGTGCCCAGGCTGCGCGACCGAGTCCACGATCGCAGCGGCGATCTCGCTGACCTTGATATTTCGGTTCTGCGACTGTTCGGACAGTACCGCGAACGCGTCGTCGGCGTTCATGCCGCGGAGCGCCATGATGATCCCTTTGGCCTGCTCGATATCCGCGCGGTTCTTCATCGCGGTGTGGAGACCGTCGACTTCTTCTCGAGCAGAGTGCGCGCGTCTCGAAATCTGCACTGCAGCTTCGATTGACGTGACGAACAGTGCTACCAGCAAGGTAGGCAGCGCTGAACAGCGGCCGCGCCTCGACCGAGTGCGGTCCATCTTATACAGGTGCTGTCACGAAAACTGGACCGGGATCACCGTCGCACACGCCGGACAGCAGTAGTATTCGAAACGGTTGGTGGAGAAGAAGCCAGCGGTGTCGACCGCAGCCATTTTCTGAACCCCCTGCGGTCGTACGACTCTGGAGGTGCTTGCTATGAGCCTGCGGTCGATCCGAGACTCTTTTTCGATGGCGGTGGACGAATCCCCGGGCGGACCCATCGTGATCACAGTGCAGGGCGCAGTATGTGCCAGAGGCAACGCTCGACTCTTTACCGAATGTCTCACCGGCACAGTGGCCGCATACCGGCCGATAGTGATCGATTTGGTCGCCGCCACCGCCGTCGACGGTGACGTCATGTCCGCGATTGCCGACGCCGCCAGTCGGTTGGCGCACCGACAGTACCGGACCGTCATCGTTTGCCGCCCTTCGATGACGGCTCTGCACAGTCTGGTGCAAGCCGAGCATGTAGACGTCGAGTACGTGGACACACCCGGTTCAGTTTTCGAAGAAGCGAAAGCTTCGCAAGGTGAACCCATAGCGGCGACCGATGCACTGTGGGGAACGTATTTATAGCCAGGCTTTGTGGCTAGGAGAAAAAACAATTGAGCGTCGTGTCCGCGACTTGTTGCTATTGGCAATCACTCGTGAGTTTCACGCGGCGGCGCGGCGGGCACCCGTTGGAATACATCAGACGAAGAAGGAGTGAGTGCTCATGGACACAGATCGGTTTCGTACCCTCGTAGACGAGCCCGGTCCGTTCGCGACGGTGTACTACGACGATTCGCACAACACCGCCGATGCCACGGCTGTGTCCGAGCTGACGGTGCGGGCCGTTCTGGAGGCATTGAACTTTCAGGGCGCCGACGACGCGTTGAAGAACGCCGTCGAAGATGCGCTGACGGCATCGCCGCCCCCGGCCGGGTCGAGTGGCCGCGCCGTCATCGTCGGACACAACGGGGTGATGCTGGACGAGCAACTGGTACGGCCGGCAGTCAAGACCGAAGTGCGGCTATCGGCCCTGCCATATCTGGTTCCGTTGGTGGAGCACGGTTTCGAGCAGGTTCCCTATGTGGTAGCCGTCGTCGATCACGAGGGTGCCGATGTCAGCGTGCATCGACCCGACGCCCACACGACACATACGTCGGTGGACGGTGGCGGGTACCCGGTCCACAAGGCGTCGGGAGCGGAGAATTCAGGCTACGGAGACCCCCAACCCAGGGCCGAAGAAGCTGCGAAGAAGAACCTTCGCGCTGCGGCCGGTCGAATCGACAGTCTCGCCGAAGAAGCCGCCGTCGTATTTCTCGCCGGTGACGCGCAAGCTCGCGCCCAGTTGCGCGAACACCTGACCGATCGGGTA is part of the Rhodococcus sovatensis genome and encodes:
- a CDS encoding DUF6328 family protein; the protein is MFRTYDAQREVTAGAGAHCDFNREHRGESPTQTLDRNWICLLQELRVVQTGVQLLTGFLLILPFQDTFDRLPVYARATYVSTLAAAVAATVLLVAPVAMHRLLFRRKALAQLVAAAHRSTGAGLTFLGLALTGVVVLISEVVMSGYAALVGGVVALTAFVMLWAIIPFRMRPEEKNPPEALIGQN
- a CDS encoding glutamate--cysteine ligase, whose amino-acid sequence is MADMTTLVAATRKKSMTPRVLPTVGVEEEFFLLDATTLRPIPANESVIAHAKNIGLDVVTELTTLQVETNSPRVQRIRDLREHVVNTRTTLAAVALSHDAHLLAAGMSPIARGEPGPLPIADSPRYAQMLRAYGSLANSDATCGCHVHVEVPDKNTAVRISNFVRPWLPTLLALTSNSAVSDGVDTGHASWRSTVWGRWPTAGPPPYLHSVDHYDDITASMVETGMILDEAGLYWDLRPSNHQPTIEFRVGDVPAVADETALLAALARGLVLTSQWAHERGAPPPRPADHILASAYHCARVHGLDGVGVDVQLGTCVPASTLLRQLVEYVRPALVYAGDARYVETALERLDHLGNGARRQRNVMASSGNAIDVAIHAARSTTTDWSASLAHAVS
- a CDS encoding STAS domain-containing protein, with amino-acid sequence MSLRSIRDSFSMAVDESPGGPIVITVQGAVCARGNARLFTECLTGTVAAYRPIVIDLVAATAVDGDVMSAIADAASRLAHRQYRTVIVCRPSMTALHSLVQAEHVDVEYVDTPGSVFEEAKASQGEPIAATDALWGTYL
- a CDS encoding ANTAR domain-containing protein, which codes for MQISRRAHSAREEVDGLHTAMKNRADIEQAKGIIMALRGMNADDAFAVLSEQSQNRNIKVSEIAAAIVDSVAQPGHSDCSSQDIKRRSNCRSDE
- a CDS encoding STAS domain-containing protein; translation: MVFLLSVHSGPESIRSSFCGPNHLEDGTFAMSVDEPIGGPVVIRVAGDIDKSTVAVFAECVTEAIVCGRSLVVDLLDVEYVDATGTSVLTAAATRLASHRCRAIIACTDGLREHLESSWGRCGVECHDSVASAIHAAMRPREHPIDTASNDAAVTA
- a CDS encoding glycosyltransferase yields the protein MHVALVSECVRTHDETTDAEGPHIASLANSLVRRGAKVDVYTRRQNPVDDSELIGGDGYRIIKVDAGPAKPLPDERILPCIGTFGSVLRDHWALDRPDVIHAHSWVPALASVLAAREVDSPAVVSLHELAQGGTSGVPRASLERKIARSADRLVASSSEECEHLTRLGVARSKISIVPTGFDPSMFAPSGAAEAKKSQRRRIVVDSSEPGVQMMIEILEKMSDVELVVLGTAPDMRRLRKVAASRKVTRRVVFTGPILRSDRPALLRSADLFVCTSSSEPSGIATMEAMACGVPVVAYGVGWMHDLVVDEVTGRLIDPPNRREFVRAIELLVADELQLFALGVSAADRVQSRYSWDRIADDMTRSYDATVRGHHDRSHPTAPMPEARRYAV